The Trichoderma breve strain T069 chromosome 2, whole genome shotgun sequence DNA segment CCCGATTGTTTCTGCATGGTTTATACAAGGCTTACAAATACTCACCTAGATTGTATTTTTTGAAGTCATGAGGCATatattgtctttttttatatgGCAGCGAGTATACCTGCTCTTGCAACCTTCATCTCCCCCTATTTCTCATGCCATGGCTAGATATAAGGTACGCCCCCATCAGCGATTAATTAACAGAATACGTAAATCCAAACTGATAAAGCTATTGGATATTTCTCATGCCATGGCTAGATATAAGGTACGCCCCCATCAGCGATTAATTAACAGAATACGTAAATCCAAACTGATAAAGCTATTGGATTTATATATAGCTAAAGTTGCAACATCATTGCTATGGTGTAATCGTGAAGTGCGTGAAAATAGAAGAATGCAAATGCACCTCATTTTAAAGGTCACATCAACGCTGTGTACATAATCTCGGACAGGATCTGCATTTATTGGACCTAGTATATAAAACATAACGTCACATATtgaaaaaagagcaaatcaATAATTCAGAGGGTTATGCAAAGCAAATTTCGTGATAATGGCGTCCCAGGAGGAGAGATACAAGGCTTGCTCCAATAATGGGACTCGAGGTTACTGGGACTAGAACGCTTGACTATTGATGTGTCTGTCGAACTTTGCGTTTTTATTGCCGCGACGCCTGTTTTCTCCGTCTCAAATACCTAAATAGCAGAAGCATGATCGCTCGCCGTGATTGCTTATATGTAAGCCCAGTGTGAAACCTATCCCACTCGCTAGGACAACTGTCCCTGCTAACCATGATAATAAACCCTCCCAACGCAAGTGATGTGAATACCCACccataagaaaaaaattcccTCCCAGAATCAACGAAAACCGTTCCCACTGCCCAGCAAATATATCCCGATAGGTCAATCattccatcgccatcaccaaatGTCCCTTGTAAGCTGTCCCGCCCAATACGAAAACTGGTCCATCGCCGCCACCAAATACCAGATGTCCTTTGTAAACTGTCCCAATACGAAAACCGTTCCCAGCAAATGTAGTCCAACCCCATTCAATCATTCCACTCCCAATCACTGTGTACGTCTAGATAGAATCCaagccagctgctgcacgTCAGTCGTCAGGGCCGACAACCACGCCCGCTGCTCCGCATCCCGCTGCACTAGAGCGTTGTAAGTTCCGTCCAACGGTGTCGgcggttgttgttggtgaagGACGGAAAGGGGTCTGAAAACCATGCCGTCACGTAGCATCTCTGGCGTCGAAACAGGTGCAGCTGATAGCGGTAGTTGGTTTGCCGCGGGAGCGTAAGGCGTTGCCATTGTTGCCGCTGTGTTGGAAAGTGGCGTCGTCGCATTGGCATATGGCTGCGTAAAGGCatttctgcctctgcctGCATCGTTTTCACGGATGTCGTTGCCGAAGGCTTCCTCATAAGTCCGTCGTTGGCCCTGCGTGTTTGCTGTGGTGAAGCCGCTCGGCAAGGTCGTTTGAGCGAGCTCTGGGGGCGCGAAAGGCGACGGCGGGGGGCGcgagggcggcgagggaAGCGACTCTGTGGGCGAATCCGACTGTAGTCTTCCCATTCCGAGCAGATCGGCAAAGATATCTCTGGCTGGCGCGGTCGTGGTATTGTCGTGTATATCTGACTGTGGTGACAGCGGGAGGGCAACACCAGGCATGATCAACGCATTGCGGGCGGCCTGGAGAGCGGGTTGTTCCTGGATGACGGTTTGAGGAACGGCTGGCTGTGCCTGGCGCGTTGTCTGAACCGCTTGAGCAGTCTGGGGAGCGacttgctgcggctgagcaGTCGTTAGGAGAGCCGGAGCGGTTTGAGGAGCGACTTGCTGCGGTTGAACCGTCGCATGAAGAGCGGGCACGCTTGGAGGAACGACTTGCTGTGCCTGGCGCGTTGTCTGAACCGCTTGAGCAGTCTGGGGAGCGacttgctgcggctgagcaGTCGTTAGGAGAGCCGGAGCGGTTTGAGGAGCGACTTGCTGCGGTTGAGCAGTCGTCTGGAGAGTTTGACCGGTTTGGGGGGCCTGCTGACCAGTTGTGCGGGTAGATTTCTTTCTGTATCTGCTTGGAATAGTTCTGAGAGCAGGCCACGTTGCCTGATAGGTTTTTGCCTCATCAGTATCGTAGCTCCATGGTCTTGGCAGCACGGTGTCTGGGTAGGCGGCGAGATAATCCCGTGTTCGATCTTTGTTTGGAATTCGCAACGCCGACTCCCGTATCCGCTGTGTAAATTCTGCTGGCACGTATTTGTACAACGCTCTGATAACGAGGAGGCCCGGAATCGTTTTGCCTGTGGCATTCTTGTAAATGCGGTGTCCCGAAGGCTGTTTTCGAGAGGACGCGACGTGTTTCCAATTGCCGCGGGTGCGCATTAGGGTGCAGAACTTCTGGCGATCCTCTTCAGTCATATCGTGCGCGCTTTTCCAGTATTCCTTCACACAAGCAACGCCATCTGCGTAATCGTCATCCTCTTTGTCAATTCCCAAGTCGGCGATATCGAGGCGTTGCGGCGGCTCCTTcaccgtcgccgtcttcgtcttcgtcatcgtcgtcgtcttcgtcgtcgtcttcgtcgtcgtgaTTCCGTTGCTGGGTAATTATATCAAGGTCGTCGTCTGAGATATCGATATTACGCGCAAGCCTCTTgcgagaagaaagaaaagaggaggtgatgaagaggggagaaaaaaataaaaagagaggagaaaaaaaaaagaggagagaagaataGAATGCGAAATATATATTGCCCGATGGTTACCTGGCCAGCTGGCATCGGCTACGAAGGCTGGCTGCCAGCTGAAATTTCTGCACACTCCAATGTCTCTCCTCTGTTATATGTGTCCCAGCTGAGATATCCGACTTATTTAACATTCTATCATTCCGCTGTCATATAGGCACCCTAACTCCGCTCAACCTCAAATAGCTGTGGTAAAAGTTCCCCCAAGCTCTGCTCCAGGTTTCGCCACTTGACTCCCAGAACTTTATCCGTCTCGGCCGTGCTGACGCCAAAGTGCGTGTGCGACTCCCGCTTTCCGGGTTCGCCGATCGGGATTCTGTCGCCGTACTTGGGGAACAATCGCCGGCTCACGTCTGCCAGCTCCTGGTTGCAGTAGATGCCGCTGGCAAGGAGATAGCGACCGCCGCCGGCCTCGACGACTCGGAGGGCTTTGACGTGGGCATCAGCGACGTCGCGGACATCAACCCAGACGGGGCCTCTGGTCGGTGGCAGGGCATTGTCACGGCCAGCAGACACCGCGGCCCAGACCAGCAGGTTACTCGTGTTGACGCCGGTGATAGACTTGGGCTTTGCCTCTGGCAAGAAAGGGCCAAAGACCATACCGGGGCACAGACTGACGAGATCAAATCCAAGCGGCCTGCTTTCCATAAACTTCCAGGCGGCCTTCTCCGCTGCGGTTTTGCTCGCGCGATATGCCGCAGGCGCGTTGTCTGCCTGTACTCCGTCTTCGTACGTCAATGGACTCCAATCCTGTGCTGTGTAAGTCTTTCCGGGGCTTGGACCAGCCGCGGCGTCGTATATCGAGGCGAAGCTGTTTGTGTGAATGATTCTCCGGATACTCTTGATCTGAGCCGCAGCCTCCAGGATACCCGTTGATCCTTGCACCGCGGGGATCATCATGTCTCGTTCAAAGTTTGTCGCATTGTAGTGAAAGGGCGCAGCAAGGTGAAGGACCGCTACCGGTGATAGAGGCCCAAGAACGTCAAGATAGCTTTGTGCGTTTGTGATGTCctcgatgacgacgacgtctAATCTGGGATGTCTCTGGTGTGAATTTTTTACTGCATCGACTTTGGCCGCACTCCTAACGGTGCCGACAACGTGATAGCCCTCTTCGAGAAGGGCAGCAAC contains these protein-coding regions:
- a CDS encoding NAD dependent epimerase/dehydratase family domain-containing protein, producing MPSLLVSAIEPPALVVVTGANGFIAQHCVAALLEEGYHVVGTVRSAAKVDAVKNSHQRHPRLDVVVIEDITNAQSYLDVLGPLSPVAVLHLAAPFHYNATNFERDMMIPAVQGSTGILEAAAQIKSIRRIIHTNSFASIYDAAAGPSPGKTYTAQDWSPLTYEDGVQADNAPAAYRASKTAAEKAAWKFMESRPLGFDLVSLCPGMVFGPFLPEAKPKSITGVNTSNLLVWAAVSAGRDNALPPTRGPVWVDVRDVADAHVKALRVVEAGGGRYLLASGIYCNQELADHGRDG